TGCGCATTTGATTGACGAATATCAAATCTCATCCAAATATCATATGATATCTGTAATTTGAAAGCTGGGCGAAGTTCGCAGCGATGGGGCGGCGGGCGGGGGGCTCGATATTTTATAGGGAATCCTGATTATGGCCGAGCCGTTAATCCGCGCGCTCACGATCGGCGCACGAGGCATGTTGTTTGACGCCCTGAGCTGCGGTCCCGAGCACGGACAGTTGGTCCTTTTCCTCCACGGCTTCCCTGAATTCGCCGATGCCTGGACCGACATCCTTCGTGGGGTGGGCGGGGCGGGCTATCGCGCGGTCGCCTTTAATCAGCGCGGCTATTCGGCCGGGGCAAGACCGTCGCGGGTCGAAAGCTATACGATCAATGAGCTTGTCGCCGATGTTGCCGCCGTAGCGGATGCCCTGGACGCTCGCCGCTTTCATCTGGTCGGGCACGACTGGGGCGGTATCCTTTCCTGGTGGATCGCTGCTGTTTATCGCGAGCGGCTTCATTCTTTGACCGTACTTTCGACGCCGCACACCGATGCGTTGTTGGAAGCTAAGCAAAGCAATCCGGATCAACGCCGCATGTCACGTTATGTCGATCTGTTCCGGCTGCCGTTCCACATCGCCGAATGGTTGCTCCTGCGCAAAAAGGCTGCCGGCCTCAAACGTGCTTATGCCGGTCAGCTCTCACAGGCTCGCCTGGATGAAAATATCAGACGCTTTCGTGAGCCAGGGGTGCTTACTGCCGCGATCAACTGGTATCGCGCGCTCGATCTCAAGGCTCGCGTCGGAACCGTCAGTGTCCCAACGCTGTTCGTCTGGGGTACCCATGATCAGGCGCTTGGACGAGTGGCGGCGGAAGCCACCGCCCGATATGTTTCCGGACACTACCATTTTCTCCCACTCGCCGGCGCCTCCCACTGGTTGCTCGAGGAGGCGCCTGACCAGGTGCTTGATGCTCTTTTGCCTCATTTGGACCGATGGTCGTGAATGGCGCTTAAAGCTCTTCTGCCATGGGGCAACCGACAAAAGATCCCGCGTTTCCAATGAACTGAAAACTTGACGAATCTGTCATTTATTGGTGACATTGGTGTGGGAGAGATGGATGGGTCGGTGCCAACGTTGGAGGTTGGTGGCGGCAAAATCCGGGATTTCGCAATCCAGGCCGATTCAGAGGCTGCAAAAGCCTGGCCCGTTCCTCCGGCGTTGGAGTTCCATGTGACGCAGCAAAATGGTGTTGTTGGTGCCATAGCACGGCGTGGATATCGCGGATGAAACGAACTCGTTTCGTCATTGCGGTTGTTGCGATCGCCGCGCTGTTTGCAGGCGGTTATCTCGCATGGCGCTATCTCGATCGCCGTGACGCGCTTCCTGAGTGGATTGAGAGAAGCAACGGGCGGATCGAGATGACCCGCACTGACGTGGCCGTCAAATATCCCGGCAGATTGGTAGAGCTGCTGGTCCATGAAGGCGACAGCGTCCGCGCTGGCCAGATCGTCGCGAAGCAGGATGCTGCCGATGTCATGGCCCAACTCGACGGGGCGAAGGCGTCGCGGGAGAGAGCGCTCGGCGCTCTCGCGAGGGCGAAAGGCGAACATTCTGCTCATCAAAGCCAGGCGGATCTCGCAAGGCTCAACTGGTCGGAGACGGTCAATCTCCATTCACGCCAAATGGTTTCTGATGTTGAGTTGAAGCAACGTAGGCTGGCGCTTTCCGGCGCAGCCGATGCGGTCGCTGCGGCTGGTGGCGGAATCAGCGAAGCACGGGGCGCACTTGCGCAGGCGGATGCGCAAATCCGGCAAGTATCTACCGTACAGGAAGATCTGCATATCCGCGCTCCCGCTCCCGGGGTCGTCGAGTATCGGATTGTGGAGCCGGGAACCATGATGGCCCCAGGCGGCAAGCTCATATCGATCGTGAATACTGAGGACGTCTATCTGACGATCTTCCTGCCCTCCGGCGTCGCCTCGAGGGTCAGCATCGGCGACGAGGCCAGGATCGTGCCTCAGGGGACCAACAAAGCCTTACCTGCTCGCGTGACTTTTGTGTCGCCCGAAGCGCAGTTCACACCCAAGTTCGTAGAGACCGCAAATGAGCGGGATAATCTGTCTTACAGGGTCAAGCTGCAGATATCCGCTGAGGTTGCTCGACAATATGCAGGCCTGTTGAAGGCAGGCATGACCGCCGAAGGCTATGTACGCACCGATCGCCGTCGACCCTGGCCCGATCTGGCGTCCCTGCACCAATGACAAGGTCGGGTCTCATCGATCCCGCAGGCACGCCTGACAGTGCCATCGTGCTCGAGGGGGTCGGCCATCGCTATGGCCAGGTCCGGTCTCTTGAAAACGTGTCGCTGCAATTGCCGCGCGGCGCGGCTGTCGCCCTGGTGGGGCCCGATGGCGTAGGCAAATCGACGCTTTTGGGCCTCATATCGGGCGTGAAGCGCGTCCAGCAAGGACAGGTCCGCGTTCTTGGTTTCGATCTCAAGCGAGGTGGCGATCGGACCGCCTTTCTCAATCGGGTGGCCTATATGCCTCAGGGGCTTGGCCGTAATCTCTATCCCACCCTGTCTGTTTCTGAGAATATCGACTTCTTCGGTCGGTTGTTCGGTCTCGGCGCCGCAGAGCGAGCCGCGCACATGAAGCGCTTGCTGGATGCGACAGGGCTCGCCCCCTTTCCCGACCGGCCGGCGGGGAAGCTTTCGGGAGGAATGAAGCAGAAGCTGGGGCTTTGCTGCTCGCTGGTCCATGACCCGGATCTGCTCATTCTCGATGAGCCGACAACCGGCGTCGATCCCCTCTCGCGGCGCCAGTTCTGGGAACTGGTC
The window above is part of the Sphingomonas sanxanigenens DSM 19645 = NX02 genome. Proteins encoded here:
- a CDS encoding alpha/beta fold hydrolase, which gives rise to MAEPLIRALTIGARGMLFDALSCGPEHGQLVLFLHGFPEFADAWTDILRGVGGAGYRAVAFNQRGYSAGARPSRVESYTINELVADVAAVADALDARRFHLVGHDWGGILSWWIAAVYRERLHSLTVLSTPHTDALLEAKQSNPDQRRMSRYVDLFRLPFHIAEWLLLRKKAAGLKRAYAGQLSQARLDENIRRFREPGVLTAAINWYRALDLKARVGTVSVPTLFVWGTHDQALGRVAAEATARYVSGHYHFLPLAGASHWLLEEAPDQVLDALLPHLDRWS
- a CDS encoding HlyD family secretion protein, yielding MKRTRFVIAVVAIAALFAGGYLAWRYLDRRDALPEWIERSNGRIEMTRTDVAVKYPGRLVELLVHEGDSVRAGQIVAKQDAADVMAQLDGAKASRERALGALARAKGEHSAHQSQADLARLNWSETVNLHSRQMVSDVELKQRRLALSGAADAVAAAGGGISEARGALAQADAQIRQVSTVQEDLHIRAPAPGVVEYRIVEPGTMMAPGGKLISIVNTEDVYLTIFLPSGVASRVSIGDEARIVPQGTNKALPARVTFVSPEAQFTPKFVETANERDNLSYRVKLQISAEVARQYAGLLKAGMTAEGYVRTDRRRPWPDLASLHQ